The Alternaria dauci strain A2016 chromosome 1, whole genome shotgun sequence genome window below encodes:
- a CDS encoding mitochondrial 54S ribosomal protein uL13m: protein MSQVIGKTRLAYARSWHHLDIGSDPRALGRVASAIALTLMGKHKPIFDPSTDCGDYVVATNCSQLHTTGKKRFQKLYRTHTTRPGSLKELSMDRMMAKWGGGEVLRKAVSGMLPKNRLRRDRLARLKTFEGRAHPYKENFLQVANGGGQSIIEHEDVKRTFAEAKTQAPEAPVS from the exons ATGTCGCAAGTAATTGGAAAG ACGCGCCTGGCCTACGCCCGCTCATGGCACCACCTCGATATCGGCTCCGACCCACGCGCGCTTGGCCGCGTCGCCTCTGCCATAGCCCTGACCCTCATGGGAAAGCACAAGCCCATCTTCGACCCCTCTACCGACTGCGGTGACTACGTCGTAGCTACAAACTGTTCCCAGCTACATACCACCGGCAAGAAGCGCTTCCAGAAACTCTACCGCACACACACGACCCGACCCGGCTCCCTCAAAGAACTCTCCATGGACAGGATGATGGCCAAGTGGGGAGGCGGAGAAGTGCTGAGAAAGGCCGTTAGCGGCATGTTGCCGAAGAATCGGTTACGGAGGGACAGGCTGGCGAGGTTGAAGACGTTTGAGGGCAGGGCGCATCCTTACAAGGAGAACTTCTTGCAAGTGGCGAATGGTGGTGGACAGAGTATAATTGAGCATGAAGATGTCAAGAGGACGTTTGCGGAAGCGAAAACACAGGCTCCCGAGGCGCCAGTATCATGA